In one Lolium rigidum isolate FL_2022 chromosome 3, APGP_CSIRO_Lrig_0.1, whole genome shotgun sequence genomic region, the following are encoded:
- the LOC124696199 gene encoding GDSL esterase/lipase At5g55050-like — MGVNIVASCSLAAFMAFMAASLFLSTVTVAASVPAVYVFGDSLADVGNNDYLVTVLKADFSHNGMDYPGGKATGRFSNGKNSADFIAEKLGLATSPPYLALSSSSNANYANGVSFASGGAGVSNATNTDLCITFDKQIEYYSGVYASLARSLGQAQSDNHLAKSIFAITIGSNDIIHYAKANTGAGAGDGPSQQYVDTLIQSLTGQLQSLYNLGARKVLFLGTGPVGCTPSLRELSSTKDCSALANAMAVQYNKAAEAVLSGMSAQHPDLHYALFDSSAALLRYIDQPAAYGFAEAKSACCGLGDMHAKIACTPLSAYCANRSDHVFWDFYHPTEATAQKLTDTAFDGSAPFIFPVNIRQLSAI, encoded by the exons ATGGGTGTCAATATAGTCGCTTCTTGTTCCCTAGCAGCATTCATGGCTTTCATGGCTGCCTCGTTGTTCTTGTCTACGGTGACCGTGGCGGCGTCTGTACCAGCGGTTTACGTGTTCGGCGACTCGCTGGCCGATGTCGGGAACAACGACTACCTGGTGACGGTGCTCAAGGCGGACTTCTCGCACAACGGCATGGACTACCCGGGCGGCAAGGCCACCGGCCGCTTCAGCAACGGCAAGAACTCCGCTGACTTCATCG CCGAGAAGCTGGGGCTGGCGACCTCGCCGCCATACCTCGCCTTGTCCTCAAGCAGCAATGCCAACTACGCAAACGGCGTCAGCTTCGCTTCCGGTGGCGCAGGAGTCTCCAACGCCACTAACACG GACCTGTGCATCACCTTCGACAAGCAGATCGAGTATTACTCCGGCGTGTACGCCTCGCTCGCACGGAGCCTCGGCCAGGCCCAGTCCGACAACCACCTGGCCAAATCCATCTTCGCCATCACCATCGGcagcaacgacatcatccactacGCCAAGGCCaacaccggcgccggcgccggggacGGTCCCTCCCAGCAGTACGTCGACACGCTGATCCAGTCCCTCACCGGCCAGCTGCAGAGCCTCTACAACCTCGGCGCGCGCAAGGTGCTCTTCCTCGGCACGGGGCCGGTGGGCTGCACGCCGTcgctgcgggagctgagctccACCAAGGACTGCAGCGCCCTGGCCAACGCCATGGCCGTGCAGTACAACAAGGCGGCCGAGGCCGTGCTGAGCGGCATGAGCGCGCAGCACCCGGACCTGCACTACGCGCTCTTCGACTCCTCCGCCGCGCTGCTCCGGTACATCGACCAGCCCGCGGCGTACGGCTTCGCCGAGGCCAAGTCGGCGTGCTGCGGTCTGGGGGACATGCACGCCAAGATCGCATGCACTCCGCTCAGCGCCTACTGCGCCAACCGCTCCGACCACGTCTTCTGGGACTTCTACCACCCCACCGAGGCCACCGCGCAGAAGCTCACCGACACCGCATTTGATGGGTCGGCGCCATTCATCTTCCCCGTCAACATAAGGCAGCTCAGCGCTATATAG